GTAGTTATGCTCTTTTTATTATAGTACTATATAGACACATAATCTGATGGTGTCATTTTGTAGTCATGCTCTTTACTATAGTACTATATAGACACATAATCTCCTGGTGTCATTTTGTAGTTATGCTCTTTACTATAGTACTATATAGACACATAATCTGATGGTGTCATTTTGTAGTTATGCTCTTTACTATAGTACTATATAGACACATAATCTGATGGTGTCATTTTGTAGTCATGCTCTTTTTACTATAGTACTATATAGACACATAATCTCCTGGTGTCATTTTGTAGTCAtgcttgtattattattatactatTCAGACACATAATCTCACATGCCGAAACCATCAAAGCTCATTTGTATGAACATACCTGAATTTTAGGTAGAACAGACATTATAGAAGCTCCAATGCACAGAAGCAAATTCACACTGATAAAAGCTTTATTTTCAGAGCAGCCTTCGGGATGAGTGTAGTACACATAGAAGAGCACTATGGCTACCACTGACAGGGCATAGTTAATAGCGGTGGCCGACAGCAGAGCTATGGAAACAAAGTATTGGATGTATTAGACAACAACAGAAATCTAAATCCTGTTTTATAGAGTTTAGCATTGCAGAATGGCATAGTAAATCTATTTTGCACTATATGAAGCCATTTTCATCAAATCCACTGTGACCCTTAATGGCATCAGTTCTTTCATCAAAAGTCTGTCTGTTGAATATAAAAGTAATTAATTTTTCCAGTAGTACATAGACTAGTACCTTTCAGGAATGGATACAATTGTGGCTCACCTGCATACCAGCAACGAGAATTTCCTTCCTCCATCTTTTCAACCCAGGATTCATTCCAAGAATGGGCAAAATCAATCAGTAAAACAAGCTGGATGAGTATGAAGCAAAATGCGCCACCCATGCCGACGTAGAACCACactgaaatatataaaaaacaaaacataaacatAAAGTCTGGGAAATGTCTAAGAATTCAAGCAGAAAAGGCACAATGTTAGTCATACCAGCAGTGGACGCATGTTCACATGGGGaatattcttttttattattttttttattttatataatttcattctactcattttgagctacaaATTGGTCTTTGTACAGCATTGACATTCTCTAGTAGCCTACAATGTTTCATCAGGGaatggctcatgtgaagcctcaTCTCTGATTACTGACAGCTCATTCACAGTCTTTATAGCCCCATTCTTAGCAAACTAATAAGAAAatagcttaaataagtgtttatgagctgtcaggagtttagAGATAATGCACAGCCATCATATGACAGTTCATAGTGAAGGTAAGATGCTTAAACAGGACCTGCGACCACTCCcatcatgtctgttttagtaactacttgcatcccccttgTGATAACAATTCtcaagcatctattcttatgattctatgttgtgccgttcctctgttatttctactaggaCGTCATGAATGAATTATCAGCTGCTTGCAGTAaaagtacagatgggtgttaccagtccaggagtgtgtccctgcacagtctgacaccggCAGCACCGATTGGACAGAGGCACACACACctgctactggtaacacccagcagtacctttactgcagactgctggcaatttatttgtaaacttctagcaggaataatacaggaatggcacatcatagtcataggaatagatgctccagaattgttatcacaagggggatgcaagtagttactaaaacagacatgatgGGAGTGGTCACAGGTCCTGTTTAAGCATCTTACCTTCACTATGAACTGTCATTTGATGGCTGTGCATTATCTCTAATCTCCTGAccgctcataaacacttatttaaaggggttctgcactttcatttaactgatgatctatcctctggatagatcatcagcatctgatcggcgggggtccgacacctgggacccccgccgatcagctgtttgagaaggtaacggcgctccagcagcgccgcagccttctcactgtttaccgccggcccactgacgtcacgactagtatcaactagcgtgggcggggctaatacaagggaacagagcttagccccgcccacgctagttgatactagtcatgacatcaGTGgggctcaaacagctgatcggcggggggcgggggtcccgggtgtcggacccccgccgatcagatgctgatgatctatccagaggatagatcatcagttaaatgaaagtgcagaacccctttaagctattttCTTATTAGTTTGCTAAGAATGGGGCTATAAAGACTGTGAATGAGCTGTCAGTAATCAGAGATTTAGGGTAGgcttttataactgatgacctatcctctgtatcaccaatcagatactgatgacatatccagaGAATAAGTCTCAGAAAAACACTTTAAGGCCAGGGTTAGAGACATTTTCTTGTGCTACTGACTGGCTTTTCTCAcagattaaggctccattcagacgtacgcAAATGGgtgcgcatccgttccgcaatatcgggaacgggtgcggacccattcattctcaatggggcagaacgGGATGCAAAGAGCAactatgtgctctctgcatccgcatttccgggcttcggccccgaacttccgggacgcgggtccgcaaaaaaatagaacatgtcctcttcttgtctgcaattgcggacaagaataggcagttctatgggggtaccgtccgggtgtattgcggatccgcaatacaccacggacgtgtaaaCGGACCCTAACACATTCCACAAGTTAGGTGATACATGTATGATCATTAGGGCATCCCCTGTGTGAATGGAGCACTGGTGTGTAGGCCTGACCAATGCTGCTGCTGGTAGTCACAGGTGCGCACCACAACTCTAATCAAACAAGGAACTTGAGGACCCTCCTTCTCCTAATCGGTGGAGGTCCCAGCGGTCAATAACCCAGAAGATCACCTATACTTGCTTATGGGAAAACGCCTTTAACTATTGAGTGACTGAGCTGTATGCAGTCATGTACGCTGCAGCATTTTGGACTGCCGCTACAAAAAGTCACAATGTAGCTCAGGCCTTGATATTTGCATTTATTTTCTGCCCAAACTTTTACTATATGGAATCTCCTCATAGAAAACAGACTTACCTGTGGTGAAAGGTCCTTCAGGGATGAAAAACGCTCCAACAGTAATTCCAACGGCTGCCGCAAACTTAAAGAACCAAAAGCTGCAGAGGAGACATGAATAATAAGCAATGCTATCTACATACCTATCACTTCATACATAGATGAATTAGGAAATATTGCTCTGGCAGAATGAATGTGATAATAatgcaagttaaaaaaaaacgtaCCTCTTTGCATGCTGAGTTTAGAGGGATCTCCCAggcaaagagaaccatctcaccaacaccaccttctggaagtggCTTTCTATGAGTCAAAGTCCGAGTTGGAAGAAGCCTTGgaacatgacaagggaaaatagccaagccaaacaTCCATCcataaacagccttgtcatcttcCAAGGCCTATTAAGAAGTCGGACTTTGACTCCTTAGGAATATCGGTGGTGCAGGCTGCGGAGCCTGTAGAAGGCCCTAGGGCTGCCACAGCGAATGAACGGTTCCCTCAATCTTGGAGCGGGAAAGCTGCTTGGGCCCTCCATATGCCGTGGTCACAATAGAGGGGCTAAAAGTCTGTAATCTGATTTATCGCCTATCACAGACTTTACCTCTGGGTGTCTATGGTGCCTGTTCAGCCACAGTGCATGTTGGGAATGGGGTCAatagggttgtccaggattagtaaAACATGGCTACTTTACTCCAGAAACGGTGCCACATAGGTTTAGTATTGCAGCTCGGCTCCACTGAAGTACATGAGGCTGAACTGCAAAGCCATACACAACCAACAGGCAGGTGTGGAtctatttttggaagaaagcaagcagccatgtttttctaatcctggataccctttaaagtgtacctaaactttcaattacattttttacagggttacaaatatactatatatatatatatttgattttgCTGTTTTTCTAGCAAAACAGGCCTTTCTGTAGCACATACAGTCACACCATGTGTCCAGAGTAGGCCCCCTGTATTGTAAGTACCTGGGTTGTGCTTCCATGATGCACAATATGAAAATCAGAGGCACATGGTATTGCCCCATAGCAGATGGTGAGGATCTGTGTAATTCCACATGCATGAGGACTTCTGGATAGAAGATGCAGGAATGCATAACCAATTACAGTCCAGTCCCATTATTATGACTACCAGCTAATATGCAGAGTAACCACCGTGTCCAGCATGGACAGCAACTAGACAGGCTCTGAGTGACTCAAGTTCCTGGTAGGTCGTCATATGCATCTGAGGCCatactgactgcagtgcatcccacagctgttgGAGGGCGCACGGGGGAGGATTCATAGAGCGAACAAGATGCTCAAATGGGTTCAAGTGTGGGGAATTCgagggccagggtagtacttggaagtcttggtcatggtcTTCTaaccaatgttggacatttctagctGTGCGACATGGAGCTTTGTGTTTCTAGAAGATCCCATCTGCCCCagcgaagacaatcagcatgtgttgttgtatgtgatctgcaaggatttattcatacaTATTCGGAtgggttgagagtgccttccacatgatgAGTGGGCCCAGAAACATTCCCCACACCATAACGCTGCTATCACCAGCATGTGTTTTttagcaatggttgcagggtgtttgttctctgatgtatgTCACCTGACACGTCCATCCGTTCAATGAAGCAAAAAATGTGACAAGACAACCTTTTgccaatcagcagaggtccaatGCTAATGCTGCCACTTCATTAGCAGGGGTGCTGTGACCATCCATCCACTTCAGAGCCGCTTACacagtagggttcactgaactgatgttttagacacacatctggtagccccctggttctATCTGCTTCACTGTAGCAGGTCCGTCCACCCTCATGCACCTTCGTAGCTGTTGATCACATCAATGACGCATGGTGCTCTACAATTTCCTATgtcgcttaggctactttcacatttgcgttttgtgcggatccgtcttgtatctgcacagacggatccgcatcaataatccaaacgcttgtatccgttaataacggatctgtttgcattattcattaaaaaaaaagtctaagtcaaaacggatccgtcttgacttacattaaaagtcaatgggggagggatccgttttcaattgcaccatattgtgtcagtgataaacggatccatccccattgacttacaatgtaagtctagacggatccgtttggctccgcatagtcagacggtcaccaaaacgctgcaagctgcgttttagtgaccgtctaaaatacgcaacggagaccaaacgcagccaaattgatgcattctgaacggatctttatctattcagaatgcattggggctgaactgatccgttttgggccgcttgtgagagccctgaaacggatcccacaagcggacccagaaacgccagtgtgaaagtagccttattcacaatggtgccatttgtccgcTCGCAATACCCTTTCGCCACTTCAGCACACGAATAGTTCACAAACTGTGCAGTTTCAGAAAAACTGCAACGCTTGGtccaaaagccaataatcattcGTTTTACCCATCACAGCAACGAGGGatctgtgtgcagacagcctatcgcacaccttatatacccaccaagccagctcacgacatgtgacttccttcatgagctacgcgCTGCCGACATCAAAagcaggaagtggtcataataatgtgactcgactgggTAAATCTGCCATTTAGCAATCTAGGAAACTTTATGATGATCTACGTGGCAGCTGCAATGGCAGCATACGAACTGTGATTTATCTTAGAAACACCACCTCCGATAAATCTACTTATTTTAGCAGACAGATGTGAACTCCAGCACTTAGGAAAAAGACGTATCCGTAAAAGCAATACCATGAAAAAGTGACACAGTCCacttatagaaaaaaaaactcatgcGTTTCAAACCTTTGTGCAGGCTAAGAACCCGCGTACATGGGTTCGAAAagcaaaatcttttttttttttttattattggtggACTGGGTCATGTATTTTATGGATAGCGAATAAAAATACTGTTTTTACAGATACATCTTTTTCCTAAGTGCTGGAGTTCCCATTACCAAGATGGCGTCTCTCCGTGAACTATGGGGCGTATATCTCAAGCAGCAGGACTATGAGAAGAATTCGGTTTGTTTCAATTGTCTTTTGAAAGTTTTGCCTCACCCGTTATGCACGGCAGCACGTGGATCCTGGCTACTCTTCACTTTAATCATAAGAAGGGAAAAGAGAAGGAAAAACATGGCCATTCCGAAGCACACGCGATACACCGCCTTGTATCCGACCAGCACGTCACAGTTCACATGTCCGCTCACTCCGGGAATTGAAGATCCCATTCCTCCCTCACAGAAGCCAGGAatctgcaaagtaatataattAGGCATCGCTATCATAAAAACCTACAGCGCATGGTGTCATCACGTGGATTAGTTTTTTCTGACCTTTTTTAGATGCTCCTCCATTCCTGGAAACAACATCACGCAAGCAACTGCAACCCCAAGAAGCAAAAAGAAGGCGTAGATGAGTCGAGTAACTGTGGAACTGTTCCCACTTGGACAGCAGCGACAGAGGAGACATGGTGCGCTGCCACAAAGGCAAGGAATCTGGAAAGTAACCATTAAGGACCATGAAACACCACGGTAGACACTGGGGGACAACTGAACAAGCTTCAAATTCCTGGTTAACATGAAAAAGGcctttagtagtgttgagcgaacttgtgttttaagttcggcgtctaaagttcgggttatcgaagaatcgcgtgatggattctaaattccgtggtagcggaatccataacgcgattcttcgataacccgaactttagacgacgaacttaaaaacacaagttcgctcaacgctAGCCTTTAGTGGACAGAAAAAACAACTTTCCAATATCTTATTTATATGAAGAGCTATAAAGGGCCCAacgcctgaggctgcactactgacgcCTTTTGAGGGTGTGCCGCTGTGTTGTGAAGAATACACCCAAAAACTATCTGCAGGGGTTACGTCATCAGACGATCAGAAGGGTGCAGGTGGCAGTAGAGTTGTGCAGTCAATGGTCACTGCAGGTGGGTGAAGCTTGGTTGTGTCCAATAAGCCACACCCTAGGACGTTTTCAATGGCTCCTCTCCTGTCCTGTCAGCTTG
The sequence above is a segment of the Bufo bufo chromosome 4, aBufBuf1.1, whole genome shotgun sequence genome. Coding sequences within it:
- the SERINC1 gene encoding serine incorporator 1 isoform X1; this translates as MGGVLGLCSAASWIPCLCGSAPCLLCRCCPSGNSSTVTRLIYAFFLLLGVAVACVMLFPGMEEHLKKIPGFCEGGMGSSIPGVSGHVNCDVLVGYKAVYRVCFGMAMFFLLFSLLMIKVKSSQDPRAAVHNGFWFFKFAAAVGITVGAFFIPEGPFTTVWFYVGMGGAFCFILIQLVLLIDFAHSWNESWVEKMEEGNSRCWYAALLSATAINYALSVVAIVLFYVYYTHPEGCSENKAFISVNLLLCIGASIMSVLPKIQESQPRSGLLQSSVITIYTMYLTWSAMTNEPDRKCNPSLLSIIGYNSTTTPGQVQVVQWWDAQGIVGLVLFLLCVLYSSIRTSTNSQVNKLTLTSDESTLIEDGSRSDGSLGDSDDSHRAVDNERDGVTYSYSFFHFMLFLASLYIMMTLTNWYSPDSSYKTMTSKWPSVWVKISSSWVCIVLYVWTLLAPLVLSNRDFD